The genomic interval TGGAGGCTCATAAAGAAATGCGCCGCCAGTCTGGTGAGCCGTATATTTACCATCCGCTGGCTGTTGCCCAGATTTGTGTAGAAGAAATTGGTTTAGGAACTACTTCCATTGTGTCGGCACTGCTGCATGATGTGGTGGAAGATACCGAACTGGAAATTGAAGATATTGACCGGGATTTTGGCCCCAAGGTGGCAAAGATCATTGACGGGCTTACCAAAATATCCGGCGTATTTGAGTATGGCACTTCCCAGCAGGCAGAGAATTTCCGCAAAATGCTGCTTACCCTTTCCGATGATGTGCGGGTGATTCTGATCAAAATTGCCGACAGGCTGCACAACATGCGTACGCTGGAAAGCATGGCCAGAAATAAGCAGTTAAAGATTGCCTCTGAAACTATTTATATCTATGCACCTCTGGCCCACCGTCTGGGTTTATATGCGATTAAATCGGAGCTGGAAGATTTGTACCTCAAGTATACCGAAGCTGATATATATAAGCAGATCGCCGAAAAACTCCGGGAAACTAAAGCCGCCAGAGAGAAGTTCATTAAAGATTTTATTGCACCCCTCCAGAAAGAATTAACCGATCACGGTTTTGACTTTGTCATCAAAGGCAGGCCCAAATCCATTTATTCGATCTGGAATAAGATGAAAAAGCAAAAGATTCCTTTCGAGGAAGTATACGACTTGTTTGCCATCCGCATTATTCTTAAAACCAAACTGGAACAGGAAAAAGCGGCTTGCTGGCAGGTGTATTCCATCGTTACCGATTTTTACAAACCTAATCCCGATCGTCTCAGGGATTGGATCAGTACGCCCAGGGCCAATGGCTATGAATCTTTGCATACGACAGCGATGAGTAAAACCGGGCAGTGGGTAGAAGTGCAGATCCGTACGGAGCGTATGGATGAAATTGCGGAAAAAGGCTATGCGGCTCATTGGAAATACAAAGAAAGCGGACAGGTAAATGAATCCGGGCTGGAAGTGTGGATCAGCCGCGTACGGGAAATGCTTGAGCAGGATGACTCTTCGGCGATTGAGTTTGTGGATGAATTCCGGAATAATCTCTTCAATGAAGAAGTATTTGTATTTACTCCAAAAGGCGACCTGAAGATTTTGCCGCATGGCGCTACTGCCTTAGATTTTGCCTTTGATATTCATACCGAAATTGGCTCACACTGTCTGGGAGCTAAGGTGAATAATAAACTAGTACCACTCAGTTATATTCTCAGCAATGGCGACCAGGTGGAAATTCTCACCTCCAGCAAACAAAAACCCAGTGAAGACTGGCTGCGTTTTGTGGTCAGTTCTAAGGCCAGGGCTAAAATCAAGGAATACTTAAGGGAGGATAAGAAACGACTCACGGCCCAGGGCAAAGACATGGTAGACCGGAAATTGCGGCAAATCAAACTCGACCTGAACAATATAACCTCCAATCAGCTTAGGGCTTATTTCAATTGTAAAACGGCTACTGACTTTTTCTATAAAGTAGGTAAAGGATTCATAGATGTACATGAACTGAATAAGTTCAAAACAGTCAGGCAGGAAAAATCCAACGGAAAGCAGGAGGAGATATCAGATGCCAAAACCTTTGAAAGCCAGATCAAGAAAGTCCGTGGGGTAGAATCAGATATGCTGCTGATCGGGGAGGATATGGATAAAATTGACTATATCCTGGCCAAATGTTGCAATCCTATTCCCGGCGATGAGGTTTTTGGCTTTGTTACCGTAAATGAAGGGATTAAAATCCATCGTACCAGTTGTCCGAATGCGGTTGAACTGATGTCTAATTATGGCTACCGGATTATCAAAGCCAAATGGACTTCTCAGAAAGAAATTGCTTTTCTGGCCGGCCTGAGGGTAACAGGTACCGATCGGGTAGGGCTGGTGAATGATGTAACCAAGATCATTTCCAACGAACTCAAAGTGAATATGCGTTCCATTACAATGGATACCAATGATGGCATTTTTGAGGGAAACATTATGCTGTTTGTACATGATACCAAACACCTGGATATCCTGATGAAAAAGCTCAGCAAAGTTTCAGGTATTGTGAATGTAACCCGTTTTGATTCCTAAAATAGGATAGTTTACTGATTTTATTGTATATTGGAAGGGAATAGCTATGTCTGAAATAACATGGTACAAACCCTTCTAACCTATGCGATACCTGTTTCTGGTTAGCCTCTTAACCCTGCCTTTTGTTCCTGCAAATTTTTCCCGGAAAACGGATCTTATCTGGTCTTTTTCAGCGCCGGTTCCGCCAGATTCTCTGGAATTGATTTTACCAGATGACCTGCAAGCTACCCTTTGGGCAGAATCTCCCCTGTTCTATAATCCGACCAATATGGATGTAGATAGTAAAGGCCGAATATGGGTGACTGAAGCGGTAAACTACCGGGATTTTAATAATAAGCCTGCTGAGCATTTATCGCATCCACAAGGCGATCGGGTAATGATTCTGGAAGATACGGATGGGGATGGCAAAGCCGATAAATCCAAAATGTTTGTACAGGATAAAGACCTAGTAGCGCCCCTGGGCATTGCTGTGATCGGTAATCAGGTAATTGTGTCCTGTGCGCCTTCCCTCATTATTTATACCGATACCAATGGCGACGATACGCCAGATAAAAAA from Rhodocytophaga rosea carries:
- a CDS encoding RelA/SpoT family protein yields the protein METLDLELERKEILRRYRILLKHAKPFLKDNDAKLIKKAFYTSMEAHKEMRRQSGEPYIYHPLAVAQICVEEIGLGTTSIVSALLHDVVEDTELEIEDIDRDFGPKVAKIIDGLTKISGVFEYGTSQQAENFRKMLLTLSDDVRVILIKIADRLHNMRTLESMARNKQLKIASETIYIYAPLAHRLGLYAIKSELEDLYLKYTEADIYKQIAEKLRETKAAREKFIKDFIAPLQKELTDHGFDFVIKGRPKSIYSIWNKMKKQKIPFEEVYDLFAIRIILKTKLEQEKAACWQVYSIVTDFYKPNPDRLRDWISTPRANGYESLHTTAMSKTGQWVEVQIRTERMDEIAEKGYAAHWKYKESGQVNESGLEVWISRVREMLEQDDSSAIEFVDEFRNNLFNEEVFVFTPKGDLKILPHGATALDFAFDIHTEIGSHCLGAKVNNKLVPLSYILSNGDQVEILTSSKQKPSEDWLRFVVSSKARAKIKEYLREDKKRLTAQGKDMVDRKLRQIKLDLNNITSNQLRAYFNCKTATDFFYKVGKGFIDVHELNKFKTVRQEKSNGKQEEISDAKTFESQIKKVRGVESDMLLIGEDMDKIDYILAKCCNPIPGDEVFGFVTVNEGIKIHRTSCPNAVELMSNYGYRIIKAKWTSQKEIAFLAGLRVTGTDRVGLVNDVTKIISNELKVNMRSITMDTNDGIFEGNIMLFVHDTKHLDILMKKLSKVSGIVNVTRFDS